From Brachionichthys hirsutus isolate HB-005 chromosome 16, CSIRO-AGI_Bhir_v1, whole genome shotgun sequence, a single genomic window includes:
- the myl4 gene encoding myosin light chain 4, which yields MAPKKPEQKKEAAKGPSEAETVWEQVLDADAIEIDFSADQIEELKGAFRLFDRTPENRTKISLSQCGDVMRALGQNPTNAKVLRVLGHPKPEDVDSKLVDFNSWRFLGGGGYGDIKRIQSLNNS from the exons ATGGCCCCGAAGAAACCAGAACAAAAGAAGGAAGCTGCGAAAGGTCCTTCAGAAGCTGAAACTGTTTGGGAACAAGTCTTGGACGCCGACGCCATCGAG ATTGACTTCAGCGCTGATCAGATCGAAG AGCTCAAAGGAGCCTTCCGGCTGTTCGACAGGACTCCAGAGAACCGCACAAAGATCTCCTTGTCTCAGTGCGGAGACGTGATGAGAGCTCTCGGGCAAAATCCCACCAACGCCAAAGTCCTCCGCGTGTTGGGACATCCCAAGCCAGAAG ACGTGGACAGTAAGCTGGTGGACTTCAATTCGTGGaggtttctggggggggggggttatggtgATATAAAGAGAATTCAAAGTCTTAATAACAGTTAG
- the eif3d gene encoding eukaryotic translation initiation factor 3 subunit D, protein MAKFHAPVIQDNPSGWGPCAVPEKFKDMPYQPFSKGDRLGKVADWTGATYQDKRYTNKYSSQFGGGSQYAYFHEEDETSFQLVDTAKTQKTAYQRNRMRFAQRNLRRDKDRRNLTQFNMQTLPKSAKQKERDRMRLQKKFQKQFGVRQKWDQKSQLKPRDSSVEVRSDWEVKEEMDFPRLMKMRYMEVADPSDIECCGAVEYYDKAFDRITTRNEKQLKSIKRIFHTVTTTDDPVIRKLAKTQGNVFATDAILATLMCCTRSVNSWDIIVQRVGNKLFFDKRDNSDFDLLTVSETANEPPQDEGNSFNSPRNLAMEATYINHNFSQQCLRMAGDRHKFPNPNPFVEEDMDKSEVASVAYRYRHWKLGEDIDLIVRCEHDGVMTGANGEVSFINVKTLNEWDSRHCNGVDWRQKLDSQRGAVLATELKNNSYKLARWTCCAMLAGSEYLKLGYVSRYHAKDSARHVILGTQQFKPNEFASQINLSMENAWGILRCVIDICRKLDEGKYLILKDPNKQVIRVYSLPDGTFSSDEEEEEEEDEEDEEEEDEEN, encoded by the exons ATGGCAAAGTTCCACGCCCCCGTGATCCAGGACAACCCGTCGGGGTGGGGCCCGTGTGCCGTCCCGGAGAAGTTCAAGGACATGCCGTACCAGCCGTTCAGCAAAGGCGACCGCCTGGGGAAG GTCGCCGACTGGACTGGAGCGACTTACCAAGACAAGAGATACACGA ATAAGTATTCCTCGCAGTTCGGAGGCGGGAGTCAGTACGCCTACTTCCACGAGGAGGACGAGACGAGCTTCCAGCTGGTGGACACCGCCAAGACGCAGAAGACGGCCTACCAGAGGAACCGCATGCGGTTTGCTCAG AGGAACCTGCGCCGGGACAAGGACCGCAGGAACCTGACGCAGTTCAACATGCAGACGCTTCCGAAGAGCGCCAAGCAGAAGGAGAG GGATCGCATGCGTCTGCAGAAGAAGTTCCAAAAGCAGTTTGGCGTCCGTCAGAAATGGGACCAGAAGTCTCAG CTGAAGCCCAGAGACTCCTCCGTGGAGGTGAGGAGCGActgggaggtgaaggaggagatggactTCCCCcggctgatgaagatgagataCATGGAGGTGGCTGACCCGTCGGACAT cgAGTGCTGCGGCGCCGTGGAGTACTACGACAAAGCGTTCGACCGGATCACGACCCGCAACGAGAAGCAGCTGAAGAGCATCAAGCGGATCTTCCACACGGTCACGACCACCGACGACCCCGTCATCCGCAAG CTGGCGAAGACGCAGGGCAACGTGTTCGCCACCGACGCCATCTTGGCCACCCTGATGTGCTGCACGCGCTCCGTCAACTCCTGGGACATCATCGTGCAGCGAGTCGGGAACAAGCTGTTCTTTGACAAGAGGGACAACTCCGACTTcg ATTTGCTGACCGTTAGCGAAACGGCCAACGAGCCGCCGCAGGATGAAGGCAACTCCTTCAACTCTCCTCGCAACCTGGCGATGGAGGCCACGTACATCAACCACAACTTCAGCCAGCAGTGTTTACGCATG GCGGGGGATCGGCACAAGTTTCCCAACCCCAACCCGTTCGTGGAGGAGGACATGGACAAGAGTGAGGTGGCGTCTGTGGCCTACAG GTACCGCCACTGGAAGCTGGGCGAAGACATCGATCTGATCGTCCGCTGCGAGCACGACGGCGTGATGACCGGCGCCAACGGCGAGGTGTCCTTCATCAACGTGAAGACCCTGAACGAGTGGGACTCCAGG CATTGCAACGGGGTGGACTGGCGCCAGAAGCTGGACTCCCAGAGAGGAGCCGTCCTGGCCACCGAGCTGAAGAACAACAGCTACAAACTGGCCCGCTGGACCTGCTGCGCCATGCTGGCCGGTTCCGAGTACCTCAAGCtggg GTACGTGTCTCGGTACCACGCGAAGGACTCGGCCCGGCACGTCATCCTGGGAACTCAGCAGTTCAAGCCCAACGAGTTCGCCAGCCAGATCAACCTGAGCATGGAGAACGCCTGGGGGATCCTCCGCTGCGTCATCGACATCTGCCGCAAGCTGGACGAGGGCAAGTACCTCATCCTGAAGGACCCCAACAAG CAAGTGATTCGGGTCTACAGCCTTCCTGATGGAACCTTCAGCtctgacgaagaggaggaggaggaagaagatgaggaggatgaggaagaagaag acgAAGAGAATTAA
- the sstr3 gene encoding somatostatin receptor type 5, whose amino-acid sequence MDGLWPDGYSSPGLLLPPHAWNDSDANGTLSNSSSAGNGTDRHTDPAIGVFIPVVYIVVCAIGLGGNTLVIHIVLHYSKMESVTNIYILNLAIADELFMVSLPFLAAQNTLDSWPFGSFMCRLVMTVDSINQFTSIFCLTVMSVDRYLAVVHPIRSSKWRRPQVAKAVNGTIWALSFLVVLPVVIFANIPEGGGTCNIAWPEPANVWQAAFIIYTAAVGFFCPLLVICLCYLLIVGKVRSSGKKVFAASTRRRKSERRVTLMVVIVVAVFVVCWLPFYALNIVNLVKPLPAEHRGLYFFVVVLGYANSCANPFVYGFLSENFKRGFRKALCRSTRKVESHELMDRRRQDEGRAALMPRESLRRAIGDGDDDDDDEDDVSEMTEIYRIAQNGVSSFQPQTSQRLLVESGAAPGAAGLLPPDGNDEAEDTTENDAAAAAAAAAAAPPPPDGAENESLKTSEEEN is encoded by the coding sequence ATGGACGGATTATGGCCGGACGGCTACTCTTCGCCCGGACTCCTTTTGCCCCCGCACGCGTGGAACGACAGCGACGCCAACGGGACGCTGTCCAACAGCTCCTCCGCCGGGAACGGCACCGACCGCCACACGGATCCCGCCATCGGGGTCTTCATTCCCGTCGTGTACATCGTTGTTTGCGCCATCGGCCTGGGGGGGAACACTCTGGTGATCCACATCGTGCTGCACTACTCCAAGATGGAGTCGGTGACCAACATCTACATCCTGAACTTGGCCATCGCCGACGAGCTCTTCATGGTTAGCTTGCCGTTCCTGGCGGCTCAGAACACGCTGGACTCGTGGCCGTTCGGCTCCTTCATGTGCCGCCTGGTCATGACCGTCGACTCCATCAACCAGTTCACCAGCATCTTCTGCCTGACCGTGATGAGCGTCGACCGCTACCTGGCTGTGGTCCACCCCATTCGGTCTTCAAAGTGGCGCCGCCCCCAGGTGGCCAAAGCGGTGAACGGCACCATCTGGGCGCTGTCGTTTCTGGTCGTCCTGCCCGTGGTGATCTTCGCTAACATCCCGGAGGGCGGCGGCACCTGTAATATCGCCTGGCCGGAGCCGGCTAACGTTTGGCAGGCGGCCTTCATCATTTACACCGCCGCCGTCGGCTTCTTCTGCCCCCTCCTCGTCATCTGCCTCTGCTATTTGCTCATCGTCGGCAAGGTCCGCAGTTCGGGTAAAAAAGTCTTCGCCGCCTCGACCAGACGCAGGAAGTCGGAGAGACGAGTGACGCTGATGGTCGTGATCGTCGTGGCCGTGTTCGTCGTGTGCTGGCTGCCTTTCTACGCCCTCAACATTGTCAACCTGGTGAAGCCGTTGCCCGCGGAGCACCGGGGGCTTTACTTCTTCGTCGTGGTGCTCGGCTACGCCAACAGCTGCGCCAACCCCTTCGTCTACGGCTTCCTGTCAGAGAACTTCAAGCGGGGTTTCCGGAAAGCCCTCTGCCGCTCCACGAGGAAGGTGGAGAGCCACGAGCTGATGGACCGCCGGCGACAGGACGAGGGCAGGGCGGCGCTCATGCCGAGGGAGAGCCTGAGGCGAGCGATCGGGGacggggacgacgacgacgatgatgaagacgacGTCTCAGAAATGACTGAGATCTACAGGATCGCCCAAAATGGAGTCTCCAGCTTCCAGCCGCAAACCTCGCAAAGGCTGCTCGTGGAGAGCGGCGCAGCTCCGGGAGCCGCGGGACTGTTGCCCCCGGACGGGAACGACGAAGCCGAGGACACGACGGAGAACGacgcagcagcggcggcggcggcggcggcggcggcacccCCGCCGCCCGATGGAGCCGAGAACGAAAGCCTTAAAACATCGGAAGAGGAAAACTAG
- the fam83fa gene encoding protein FAM83F, translating into MAGSQLRCMDEQHVNEKVPESRPEFYYSEEQRAALEQLVRRGDGAFKLRLKEDNVKDFLSAKEVQSIRKTFREYRADGGDAHGERERAEESSGGDSGVHSTYWPQMSDTEVPSLDIGWPGGSGAYKGVTRVSVYTHPPKEAGPHIKEVVRRLIQDAQKVVAIVMDVLSDLQILQDLLDASSRRGVAVYALLEAGGMPHFLDMCSRLQVNASHLRNLRVRTLKGAGLALAFGTLPGSLRSKYMLVDGEKVVFGSYSFTWSSSRMDRNTITVMSGQVVDQFDVEFRELYAQSEHVDLYVEFNVTKPPPATPITKPRVEPLRPIPAPASRFQVSINDSRQSDLKVPAHKYHNPKYSLVFGSGRGLTGSLQDLSRTNELPANGPSRSFSRDGKDKLDRVRPQSPGEDEEGGKKSQASPVKERSSFRSFLKGRGTNHAIETIEEGVATPPRKVPETNGAALTEPQDSWEIVDKPGPLKPKKPSKVLQRSLSLQTVNAGDGSSSRRRHQRKNCIQS; encoded by the exons ATGGCGGGCTCGCAGCTGCGCTGCATGGACGAGCAGCACGTCAACGAGAAGGTCCCGGAGTCCCGGCCGGAGTTCTACTACAGCGAGGAGCAGCGCGCCGCGCTGGAGCAGCTCGTGCGGCGCGGCGACGGCGCGTTCAAGCTGCGGCTCAAGGAGGACAACGTCAAGGACTTCctctccgccaaggaggtgcAGTCCATCCGGAAGACGTTTCGGGAGTACCGCGCGGACGGCGGCGACGCGCACGGCGAGCGCGAGAGGGCCGAGGAGTCCTCCGGCGGGGACTCCGGGGTCCACTCCACCTACTGGCCCCAGATGTCAGACACCGAGGTCCCGTCTCTGGACATCGGCTGGCCGGGCGGCAGCGGCGCCTACAAGGGGGTGACGCGGGTGTCCGTGTACACGCACCCCCCCAAAGAGGCAGGGCCGCACATTAAAGAGGTGGTGAGGAGGCTCATCCAGGACGCGCAGAAG GTGGTCGCCATCGTCATGGACGTCCTGTCGGACCTGCAGATCCTCCAGGACCTCCTGGACGCCTCGTCCCGCCGGGGGGTGGCGGTCTacgccctgctggaggccgGGGGCATGCCCCACTTCCTGGATATGTGCAGCCGCCTGCAGGTGAACGCGTCTCATCTGAGG AACCTCCGCGTGCGCACGCTGAAGGGCGCAGGGCTCGCCCTGGCCTTCGGGACGCTGCCCGGGTCGCTGCGCTCCAAATACATGCTGGTCGACGGGGAGAAAGTCGTGTTCGGCTCCTACAG cttcacctggagctcctcccggatggaCCGGAACACGATCACCGTGATGTCGGGGCAGGTCGTCGACCAGTTTGACGTTGAATTCAGGGAGCTGTACGCCCAGTCTGAACACGTGGACCTCTACGTGGAGTTCAACGTCACCAAGCCGCCGCCGGCCACGCCCATCACCAAGCCCAGGGTGGAGCCGCTCCGGCCCATTCCTGCCCCCGCCTCTCGCTTCCAAGTCTCCATCAACGACTCCCGGCAGAGCGACCTGAAGGTACCGGCCCATAAATACCACAACCCGAAGTACTCCTTGGTCTTCGGGAGTGGGAGGGGCCTCACGGGTTCGCTTCAGGACCTGTCGAGGACCAACGAGCTGCCGGCCAACGGGCCGAGCCGCAGCTTCAGCAGGGACGGCAAGGACAAGCTGGACCGGGTCCGTCCTCAGAGTCCGGGCGAGGacgaggaaggagggaagaagagCCAGGCCAGCCCGGTGAAGGAGCGTAGCTCGTTCAGGAGCTTCTTGAAAGGTAGGGGAACCAATCACGCCATCGAGACCATAGAGGAAGGCGTGGCCACGCCTCCCCGTAAAGTCCCGGAGACCAACGGCGCCGCGCTGACTGAGCCGCAGGACTCGTGGGAGATCGTTGATAAACCCGGTCCGTTGAAACCCAAGAAGCCGTCGAAGGTCCTTCAGCGGAGCCTGAGCCTGCAGACCGTCAACGCCGGAGACG GATCCAGCAGCCGCCGGCGGCACCAGAGGAAGAACTGCATCCAGTCCTGA
- the grap2a gene encoding GRB2-related adapter protein 2a has protein sequence MEAKGKFDFMATADDELSFRRGDTLKILSRQDDWFRAELDGQEGFVPQNYIEMQTPGWFQENASRSAAEELLRHKGVGDFVIRGCQSSPGEFSISVRHESDVQHFKVMRESKGRYFLWSQKFTSLNKLVEFYKNSSISKTREIYLSDGTGPPTARSTKRGSLPEQRSTSAAAAASQRRASDQPHNQLAKRAGLEERAHAIGHTGRSSPVGSAHAARLASDALPPPQRTSTAMALYDFAAEEEDELGFRVGDVIEVLDCSDASWWKGRLRGKSGLFPANYTSRL, from the exons ATGGAAGCAAAGGGGAAGTTCGACTTCATGGCGACGGCCGACGACGAGCTCAGCTTCAGAAGGGGCGACACGCTGAAG ATCCTGAGCCGCCAGGACGATTGGTTCAGAGCCGAGCTGGACGGACAGGAAGGATTCGTCCCGCAGAACTACATCGAGATGCAGACTCCGGG gtGGTTTCAGGAGAACGCCAGTCGCAGCGCCGCCGAGGAGCTCCTGAGGCATAAAGGCGTGGGAGACTTCGTGATCCGGGGCTGCCAGAGCTCCCCGGGCGAGTTCTCCATCTCCGTCAG acaCGAGAGTGACGTCCAGCACTTCAAGGTGATGCGAGAGAGTAAAGGCCGGTACTTCCTGTGGTCTCAAAAGTTCACCTCCTTAAACAAGCTGGTGGAGTTCTACAAGAACTCGTCCATCTCCAAAACCAGGGAGATCTACCTCAGCGACGGGACGGGCCCGCCCACGGCCCGGTCG ACAAAGAGGGGAAGTTTACCTGAACAGCGTAGCACAtctgctgccgccgctgctTCACAGCGAAGAGCTTCAGACCAGCCTCACAACCAGCTG GCTAAGCGGGCGGGTTTGGAGGAGCGAGCTCACGCCATCGGCCACACGGGAAGAAGCAGCCCCGTCGGCTCGGCTCACGCCGCCCGACTCGCATCCGacgccctgcccccccctcag AGGACGTCCACGGCGATGGCGCTGTACGACTTCGCCgccgaggaggaagacgagctgGGTTTCCGCGTCGGCGACGTCATCGAAGTTTTGGATTGCTCGGACGCGTCGTGGTGGAAAGGCCGCCTCCGGGGGAAGAGCGGGCTGTTTCCCGCCAACTACACCTCACGCCTGTGA